A window of Dysidea avara chromosome 1, odDysAvar1.4, whole genome shotgun sequence genomic DNA:
TATCAACTTCAACACAAGCGCTGTTATGCGAGAAACATCTTTCAGTGGTACTGTGCaaaacttcaaagtattgcGAAGACTTCGGCACTATTTCCCCAGTGGAACTAGACTTCTGTTCTTCGTAACAGGTAGACAAAAAAcggaggtacccattgatgatcaAAATCGTAAATGGCGATGAAAACCACCCAAGACGATTAAACAACAGAAGCCAGAAGTATTAAAGTCTTGTATATCAACTACAATACCACAAGGTGGTTGAAATCAACTGTAAGACGACTAAACCACAAACTGCCATCCTGTCCGCATGGATCTAATCAATACCGAGGAGTGCTTCAACCACAATCAATGGTAGATATACACGGCGCGCGTTCGGTTGCCTATCCCttctctctaatatctatgcttAGATGcattgcattattattattattattattattatatatgtatttttTTGCATGTGTAGTATTGTTCTATTTTGCTTACCATGCCAGAGCTACTACTTAGATTTGACCAGCAATCATAATGCTGTGATATTATTAATGAACAATTGTTAGCTTACAGTGGTCATTACGTACCACAGGTGCTCCTGATCCTGGAAATGGACTAGAAGTATTATAACCCTGTAAATCACAAGGTATTATTGCTGTACTGTATCATCTAATGATAAATCCTACAGAATAGTCAGTGTATGGATGATTGTATTCTTCTTCATAGTATGAGTCATCctgaaaaaaattatgaaacatGTACTTACACTATGTAACAAAATAATGTGAGCATACTTACCAAATAATTTTGTGCATTCCAATAGCTGTCACTGTCATTTTCATAGCTTCCATAGTTATATTGATCATAGTCATACCTTGATACATAGGTAACCTAAAAATTAACATTAATAATTAATAGTTAGTATAAAGGTTTGCTGTAAGTATATTCATGATTAAAAGTAGCCAATTTACCAATACCTAGTCTAGATGCAGTCACGCATTTGTAGCTACCCACATACATAATCTAATATTGCCGAACAACATATGCCTAGCAGATatagatatctaatccaaaacagccagctgtaaaaaaagtgtgcggccctcaaaaaggctatggtgaaaaaagatgtgaaatccaaggtggcggccaagaaatggctgtgatggtaggttaatggtaaaaattttaataacaacaatttaggtgaatttttgtgccgcttggtcttggcaaaaaattcatctaaattgtcgttattaaaatttttaccgttaacctaccatcacagccatttcttggccgccaccttggatttcacatcttttttcaccatagcctttttgagggccgcacactttttttacagctggctgttttggattagatttcaattctttttgtatttgtataccccaaagctggcctatccggccataggccggctttgggacttttttaaccagtctttttttcttttccacaggaagaagaaaagatgaagcagatgtactttaaatatttctgattttatcagtaaatgtacaaattatatatataatacatatatttattacagaactctccatggtggtttctttgtaactgaacactctacaaagtgacttcttcttgctgctctctctacagggtgaattgtttgtagctgaacaatatacaagtaacttattctagctgatctctctacagggtggtttgtttgtagctgaattctgtgcaggtgatttgtttgcagctgagctcttcacagaatggtttctttgtagctgaactctctacaaggtaacttcttctaactgatctttctacagggcaatttgtttgtggctgaattttctacagggtgatttctttgcagctgaactctctacatggtggtttctttgtaactgaactcgctacaaggtaatttcttctagctgatctctctacagggagatttgtttgtagctgaactctctacaggtgatttgtttgcagctgaactctctacatgatggtttctttgtagctgaactctccacaaggtaacttcttctagctgactttctacagggtgatttgttgtagctgaactctctacaaggaaacttcttctagctgatctctctacagggagatttgtttgtagctgaactctatacaggtgatttgtttgcagctgaactctttacatgatggtttctttgtagctgaactctctacaaggaaacttcttctagctgatctctctacagggagatttgtttgtagctgaacattatacaggtgatttgtttgcagctgaactctctacatgatggtttctttgtagctgaactctctacaaggtaacttcttctagctgatctctctacagagatatttgtttgtagctgaactctctacaggtgatttgtttgcaccttaactctctacatgatggtttctttgtagctgaactctcaacaaggtaacttcttctagctgatctctctacagggagatttgtttgtagctgaactctctactggtgatttgtttgcagctgaactctttacatgatggtttctttgtagctgaactctctacaaggtaacttcttctagctgatctctctacagagagatttatttgtagctgaactctctactggtgatttgtttgcagctgaactctctacatgatggtttctttgtagctgaactctccacaaggtaacttcttctagctgatctttctacagggagatttgtttgtagctgaactctatacaggtgatttgtttgcagctgaactctctacatgatggtttctttgtagctgaactccctaatacaaggtaacttcttctagctgaactctctacatggtggtttgtgtgtagctgaactctctacaaggtaacttcttctagctgatctttctacagggtgatttgttcgtagctgaactctctacaaagaaacttcttctagctgatctctctacagggagatttgtttgtagctgaactctctacatgatggttctttgtagctgaactctctacaaggtgacttgttctagctgacctttctacagggagatttgtttgtagctgaactctctacaggtgatttgtttgcagctgaactctctacatgatggtttctttgtagctgaactctctacaaggtaacttcttctagctgatctctctacagagagatttgtttgtagctgaactctctacaggtgatttgtttgcaccttaactctctacatgatggtttctttgtagctgaactctccacaaggtaacttcttctagctgatctctctacagggagatttgtttgtagctgaactctatacaggtgatttgtttgcagctgaactctttacatgatggtttctttgtagctgaactctctacaaggtaacttcttctagctgatcactctacagagagatttatttgtagctgaactctctactggtgatttgtttgcagctgaactctctacatgatgatttctttgtagctgaactctccacaaggtaacttcttctagctgatctttctacagggtgatttgttcatagctgaactctctacaaggaaacttcttctagctgaactctctacagggagatttgtttgtagctgaactctatacaggtgatttgtttgcagctgaactctctacatgatggttctttgtagctgaactctctacaaggtgacttcttctagctgacctttctacagggagatttgtttgtagctgaactctctacaggtgatttgtttgcagctgaactctctacatgatggttctttgtagctgaactctctacaaggtgacttctactagctgacctttctacagggagatttgtttgtagctgaactctctacaggtgatttgtttgcagctgaactctctacatgatggtttctttgtagctgaactctctacaaggtaacttcttctagctgatctctctacagggagatttgtttgtagctgaactctctacaggtgatttgtttgcagctgaactctctacatgatggtttctttgtagctgaactctctacaaggtaacttcttctagctgatctctctacagggagatttgtttgtagctgaactctctacaggtgatttgtttgcagctgaactctctacatgatggtttctttgtagctgaactctctacatgatggtttctttgtagctgaactctctacaaggtaatttcttctagctgatctctctacagagatttgtttgtagctgaactctctacaggatgacttgcttgtagctgaattgtctataagattaactgtttgtagctgaactccctacagaataacttgcaatgccaaagaaattctataatggagtaagttataaacgtagctgaatgctttattagggtgattgttctattagagtatctcgatctcgcatatgctacacgtagttggcttcggaatcataactcagtggtttgtaatccgattcttctgtactactgcaaggactttctatgataattattccagctacccaccgattttcagctcactgttctaagcggtttggctggtaggcgtgaaaactaatagtttttttattcataaaagtcgatagcgtaattgtgacataggttggattttgtgtcatatctcaatggcctttaactggattcctttcaaaccacaaaaaggcactcctacgatagttactccacctacatagcaattttcagctcattccttcaagcggtttaccctgtgggcgtgacagaccttcgaccttattttacgcagataattggtaataactccgtgaatgttcatcggattcctaccaaacttggtactgagattcgccttaatgagccctttcagtgtgccaaatttcagctagATCCAAGttcgaattcgtgttttattgcggattttttaaagtgtgcgaaaagaagaagaagaagaagaagaataaaacgaagaaaaaaacccaaactttggccgctcgtatctcggaaatggctgaagcgattttcttcaaatttggtatgtggactcccctacctcgccggcatttctgtagcaactttggttttaataggataaggaatcacggagctacaaaggtgtgaaaatcgcgtttactttcttcctgtaaatatactcacggtgtggcgcgccggctacttgggccgcacgacacactaccgtgtgtcttgatcttacATTGGATTTATCAGTACTTGTGAAGTTTGCAGCAGAGGTTGCTATATATAAAATCCAACAATATAATCAACATACTGTTATTGTAACAGCATTAAAATTTCATACATtgaataaaatattatatatataatgcacaagGTCTGTTAAAATACTTACGTTGGTTTTCACTTTTCTTCTTGCTTTGCCTCTCCCTTCTTTCAGCTGCTATACAGTTAACATATACgtaatttacattatttaatGTCAATTAATAACAAACTTACTTTGCATCTCCTTGTCAACTGCTAAAGTAGCTATATTTAACCAAACTGACATGTATGGCTGATATGCAGCCTATCAATAACTTACTTTGCTTTTCCACTTCCGTGCTATTTGTGATATCCATCATGCTGGCTCTTGAATCCATATCTTTTGCTTTTTGCAATGCAAGTTTTATCTCTTCCTCTCGTTCAGCACTTCCTTTCTTTTTTTAGGTGGCACTGACTTGGGTGTATTGGTTTTCTTCGTTTTTGGCAGTGGTTTGGAAATTGTAACGTCACTTGTCACATGGTCTGGCTCTGACGATGAACTTGAAGTTACAGCACACCCTAAAAACTTTTCTTTAGTGAGTTCATAGTCAGCTAGTTTCTGGGCATCTGCTTGCAACGAATGATAATCTCCTAtaagatagggtccgcaatccgaaaaatcaacttctacaaaccAATAcctctaccattgtgggatgttcattgtagtatcccattgcttgatccaccatgaaaccggaggcacgattgttgtcttcacagaaatattgttatcagtatctcgcaagatgcaaaatttatttttaaaatttcatgctacacacaaaggaccggatgaaacttgctacttagcccaatcgtatccagagttgttgtagttgaaaagtacgcacagaaataagtaaatgatttgctgggtgtccggcacagggttgctttctttgaaaaaacagacaaagagatatgaagtttcgaattcaaaccgccctaccacccagggcaacagaagccaactcttcctcatagtgtttcgatacagttgggtgcatagtctgtctatgctgttagtttggaaaagatctgagacttctcaccatctgggtgacaagCGTCAAAAGTTTCTGCAGCATtgaagaattgtgtcgcgctttctagccatttccagcgcttctgcaaccacaacaatcatcaattataaattaaaactatggcaaaagatgtccctgaacgtttggtagcagcggttgtcaattattatttcatccacggcttccacgcctcgctctaagctacactgttaaaaataaggagtaactgttactcccctaggggagttcccagtgtagggaggatttaacacccctatatttttgtggagagtaactaacaccccacaaaggagtaacagaaaaatctattgtagggagttctagttactctaggagagttcacataagcatgcaaggcgtttcctttactccatgaaattctgcaaataactccgtataaaatttcaaatgatgttaaagacatacagcaaaactgtaacaaaatatttacaatatccagctttataatattggaaagtcTCTGAAAAAAAGAGACCAGTAGCAAGGCTTCATCAGCAAACGATGCTTCACTGccacttcactggagttacttcctgccacatgacatgttatcagctgtagtaaatagcagtatagtaaagaaatattcaacaatcatatacttgttacctttatggctgaaggtacgtcACACACAGTTGCCAACAAAGTTGTGAAAACAATTCTTCCAGACCAGCAGCATTGGTAGTGTAAACTAAAGAGGCAAACAGTTGCTATCATGCAAAACAGCACTTTTTTGctacctggagttcatcattttgtttgtctatttgttcactgatttcttgtggcacctgtaaatatatgtttacaaattgatgcacagtcactgtatgttaacacgcttactggatgttgtaaaaattctatgttctcagtgacattgagaCATCCATGCTAAAAAAGTACTTACgtaactataaacattatctccttacaggtcAAGAATAACTTGGAAAGTTGATAAGTtgaagacacacaatgtacattgtatcaaAGATTGTTAGCTGCAGACGATACATACATCGTACTAGTGaatctgcatgtaattatgtaaaaagACAATGATACGGGCTACTGACcttaccaggcaatatcattgtGTCCTGCTGCTAACGTCAACTGAAGGCAGACGGACATGATATGtacgccatgtttaagctaggtggctttcctctcctccctcaagtcttcaacttcttacacactgactactagtAGCTAGCGGTGAGCTTGGATGGGCTGAATACTGTACGTACCAGTCAGTGATACGACTGAGTCCGCCGAATTTTATTCTCTTTCCCTGCGTCTTGAACTATTTCTGCCGTATCACAATAAGGCGCCTAAACCCTCACGAGCAGTGGTGACTTCTGTTGGAGCCAGTTTAACAAACCGGTGTGTCACACGAGACGACTCAGATATGAGCTGAAGAAACAATGAACGAGATAGACTCTAGTGAACGTCCAgtaattattcacgaacaagCAAACGATTTagtatcaccttttaagcactacaattcctcagagaagcaaaccgctttcaactactcaacacggctctgttgttaaagaagccgtttctatggtaatactcttcactctaaataatgcgcttgtaatagaaatggtatttaataattatacatacgtatttcaaaatattcttgagTAACAATTCGTCCTCCTGTTTTCGTACTCTCTGTTTCCTTCACTATGTCTTGGTTAGCCTGTAAAATAAAACACGagtaaatggctgccattgaaaaggaagcctaaataattactttcctttttTACATTTAGTGGCTAGAATTGAACTGGTTAAGTGAGACAGCTATAACCTGCATGTGGCTCATTCATATGTGGCCTCAGCCATACTGGCTCACTGAGTTCACCTTTGCTACTAGCTAGCTGGCAATGGGAACTCTTGAGTTTGGTGCCTTCACTtacttggagttctctttacccttagtgggttactgttactctcctagtaatccaaactcccctttcagagtaaaatatttcactcccctagttactgttactcccctgttttaacagtgtatgcatcaagggaggcagcaaaatcgtccaaatttgacttcacctctcacgctccacagcagcttcaaatcttcactagatcaccctacatcaccattatgcttcaaaacatccaaaaacaaaccgaaaaaagcacaaaatctttcatttttgattcgagctgggtggagctcctggtgagctactggtatactgcatcatatgaaatcacagaaacaccaactaccactactaccaaacgttttgatccatcatttatcatcattctaaacaaaattaagtgaccagtgtggcatcagaagtactggaaagcacttcggtaccattgagagaatcccttgaaatgacg
This region includes:
- the LOC136253481 gene encoding uncharacterized protein, producing MDSRASMMDITNSTEVEKQTTLAVDKEMQTAERRERQSKKKSENQPTSAANFTSTDKSNVTYVSRYDYDQYNYGSYENDSDSYWNAQNYLDDSYYEEEYNHPYTDYSGYNTSSPFPGSGAPVHYDCWSNLSSSSGMGNLSSSSSCSSTTGRHRPIMPE